In a genomic window of Gossypium arboreum isolate Shixiya-1 chromosome 7, ASM2569848v2, whole genome shotgun sequence:
- the LOC108485666 gene encoding LOW QUALITY PROTEIN: probable protein disulfide-isomerase A6 (The sequence of the model RefSeq protein was modified relative to this genomic sequence to represent the inferred CDS: inserted 1 base in 1 codon), translating to MEMLLAFGTLGLLFASSALADDVLVLTQQNFDKEVGHDRGALVEFYAPWCGHCKKLAPEFEKLGANFKRAKSVLIGKVDCDEHKSVCTKYDVQGYPTIQWFPKGSLEPKKYVGPRTAESLAEFVNSEGGTNVKIANLPSSVVVLNDDNFNEIVLDETKDVLVEFYAPWCGHCKSLTPIYEKLATAFKLEEDVVIANLDVDKYTDVAENYGVSGYPTLQFFPKGNKAGEDYHGERELDDVVSFINEKCGTSRDTKGQLTSKAGILPSLDTLVKEFVSASNDDKKTVLSKLEQEVEKLKDSTARYGKIYLKAAKSCLEKGADYPKXEIERLERILDKSISQAKTDEFTLKRNILSTFT from the exons ATGGAGATGTTGTTAGCGTTCGGAACCTTGGGTTTGTTATTCGCTTCATCAGCCTTGGCCGACGACGTCCTCGTTCTAACCCAACAAAACTTCGACAAAGAAGTTGGTCACGACCGAGGAGCTCTCGTCGAGTTCTATGCCCCTTG GTGTGGTCACTGTAAGAAGCTAGCTCCTGAGTTTGAGAAGCTTGGGGCTAATTTCAAGAGGGCTAAGTCCGTCTTGATTGGAAAG GTGGACTGTGATGAGCATAAGAGTGTATGCACCAAGTATGATGTTCAAGGCTACCCAACCATCCAGTGGTTTCCTAAAGGCTCTTTGGAACCTAAAAA GTATGTAGGACCACGCACTGCAGAGTCCCTTGCTGAGTTCGTAAACAGTGAAGGAG GGACCAATGTGAAGATTGCCAATTTGCCATCCAGTGTTGTGGTGCTAAATGATGATAATTTTAATGAGATTGTCCTTGATGAGACCAAAGATGTGCTGGTTGAGTTTTATGCACCTTG GTGTGGTCATTGCAAAAGCCTCACTCCT ATTTATGAGAAATTAGCTACAGCGTTTAAATTGGAAGAAGATGTAGTGATAGCCAATCTAGATGTTGACAAATACACAGATGTAGCTGAAAA CTATGGAGTAAGTGGATATCCAACATTACAATTTTTCCCAAAGGGCAATAAAGCTGGAGAAGACTACCATGGTGAAAGGGAATTGGATGACGTTGTTAGTTTCATCAATGAGAAGTGTGGCACCAGTCGTGATACAAAAGGGCAGCTAACTTCAAAG GCTGGTATTTTGCCAAGCTTGGACACATTAGTGAAGGAATTTGTGTCTGCTAGCAATGACGACAAGAAAACAGTCTTGTCTAAGCTTGAACAGGAAGTTGAGAAGCTCAAGGATTCCACTGCCAGGTATGGAAAGATCTACTTGAAAGCTGCTAAAAGCTGTTTGGAAAAAGGTGCTGATTATCCCA AGGAAATTGAACGGCTGGAACGCATTCTTGACAAG TCAATAAGCCAAGCAAAAACTGATGAATTCACGCTGAAGAGGAATATCTTATCAACGTTTACCTGA
- the LOC108485040 gene encoding uncharacterized protein LOC108485040: protein MAKTKGDVAQRAWSLLRLALLWARKGGVFRRRLMMELRLLPKFLKGLAHHQPHRHHQLMSHYKERQLSFDETPIFHIKMHRPASMRFLLPCISTEEVDFDYDFGPNDYDGVYGYNDGGRKSYSTASDTDEEDGEVEECGYEGCDEKENSPYYAVEEEGIDSKAEKFIASFYEQMRLQSQVSYLEYSEKLSTGSKS from the coding sequence ATGGCGAAGACGAAGGGTGATGTAGCTCAAAGAGCATGGAGTCTATTGCGTTTAGCATTATTATGGGCGAGAAAAGGTGGGGTGTTCAGGAGACGGCTGATGATGGAGCTACGATTGCTGCCTAAGTTCCTCAAGGGTCTTGCTCATCATCAACCTCATCGTCATCACCAACTGATGAGCCATTATAAGGAACGGCAGCTTTCATTCGACGAGACGCCCATTTTTCACATCAAGATGCACCGTCCAGCCTCCATGCGATTCCTCCTTCCTTGCATTAGCACTGAGGAAGTCGATTTTGACTATGATTTCGGTCCCAATGATTACGATGGGGTTTACGGGTATAATGATGGTGGGAGAAAGAGTTACTCAACGGCATCTGATACTGACGAAGAAGATGGAGAAGTGGAAGAGTGTGGATATGAAGGATGTGATGAGAAAGAGAACAGTCCATATTATGCAGTGGAGGAAGAAGGGATTGATTCAAAGGCGGAGAAGTTCATAGCTAGCTTCTATGAGCAAATGAGGTTACAAAGCCAGGTTTCATATTTGGAATATAGTGAAAAGCTTAGCACAGGCTCAAAAAGCTAG